A window from Ureaplasma parvum serovar 3 str. ATCC 27815 encodes these proteins:
- the tig gene encoding trigger factor, whose translation MKLLNKIKNENAIEFQILIEKSEWEKKHKESFEKIAKKTASKLKIPGFRPGKVPVEEAKKHVNEIEVFETTTNDLIPQVLTFLEQDESFINDDSETVDTPSVDILDFKDGELSLKVVYDLYPVATIESYNDLILTPIVNEAFEHEVNAEIEHALNSKSQRRVKDDNEFIEKGDEVRFDFKGMIDSVPFEGGSAKDHLLTIGSNQFIPGFEDQMIGLKKDERKNINVKFPDDYHATDLAGKAAVFEVFIKEITNVKPQELNDEFAKSFNLPNVNTVQELKDYIHNQIVLAKQEKNSERAWLEIAQQLLAKAKITPIPQSLIDREVSTLRQQVLSQLSQYKIELKQYLEFSKKSEAQFQEDLIRQAKETITLALLVDDIAETQNIVVSDEEVKERVAEMAKLYQGEEQAVIEQLSKNPDAVKEFLLHKKVVNYLIDLNKNNQPKNTTLSSK comes from the coding sequence ATGAAATTACTAAATAAAATTAAGAACGAAAATGCGATTGAATTTCAAATTTTAATTGAAAAATCAGAATGAGAGAAAAAACACAAAGAATCATTTGAAAAAATTGCAAAAAAAACAGCTTCAAAATTAAAAATTCCTGGTTTTCGTCCAGGAAAAGTTCCGGTTGAAGAAGCTAAAAAACACGTTAATGAAATTGAAGTTTTTGAAACAACAACAAATGATTTAATACCGCAAGTTTTAACTTTTTTAGAACAAGATGAATCATTTATAAATGATGATTCAGAAACTGTTGACACTCCAAGTGTTGATATATTAGATTTTAAAGATGGAGAACTAAGTTTAAAAGTTGTTTATGATTTATACCCTGTTGCGACAATTGAAAGTTATAACGATTTAATTTTAACACCAATTGTGAATGAAGCTTTTGAACATGAAGTTAATGCTGAAATTGAACATGCATTAAATTCTAAATCACAAAGACGTGTTAAAGATGATAATGAATTCATTGAAAAAGGGGATGAAGTTCGATTTGATTTTAAAGGGATGATTGATAGTGTGCCTTTTGAAGGTGGAAGTGCTAAAGATCATTTATTAACAATTGGATCTAATCAATTTATTCCAGGATTTGAAGATCAAATGATAGGTTTAAAAAAAGATGAACGTAAAAATATTAATGTTAAATTTCCAGATGATTATCATGCAACCGATTTAGCAGGCAAAGCAGCAGTATTTGAAGTTTTTATCAAAGAAATTACAAATGTAAAGCCACAAGAATTAAATGATGAATTTGCTAAATCATTTAATTTGCCTAATGTTAATACAGTTCAAGAATTAAAAGATTATATTCACAATCAAATTGTTTTAGCTAAACAAGAAAAGAATAGTGAACGTGCCTGATTAGAGATTGCTCAACAATTATTAGCTAAAGCAAAGATAACACCAATTCCTCAATCATTAATTGATCGTGAAGTTTCAACATTAAGACAACAAGTTTTATCACAATTATCACAATATAAAATTGAATTAAAACAATATTTGGAATTTAGTAAAAAATCAGAAGCACAATTTCAAGAAGACTTGATAAGACAAGCTAAAGAAACTATAACTTTAGCACTGTTAGTTGATGATATTGCTGAAACACAAAATATTGTTGTATCTGATGAAGAAGTTAAAGAACGTGTTGCGGAAATGGCTAAACTATACCAAGGGGAAGAACAAGCTGTTATTGAACAATTATCAAAAAATCCTGATGCTGTTAAAGAGTTCTTGTTACATAAAAAAGTTGTTAATTATTTAATTGACTTAAACAAAAATAATCAGCCAAAAAATACAACTTTATCTTCAAAATAA
- the udk gene encoding uridine kinase — MNTKSPILILIAGASGSGKTTFANEIIARIPKNTTSVVICQDSYYISNSQLNKKERRLINYDHPSSFEWELMREQLSDIKKRKKIKVPIYDYKTEIRLDKTIDISDVDVIVLEGIYAIYDDVINQIADLKIFIETPKDECLIRRILRDVNERNRSFESVITQWRSTVSPMYDQFVEPSKKNANVSVLWNEHNRVALHLIHKWINNIH; from the coding sequence ATGAATACTAAATCCCCAATTCTTATACTAATTGCAGGAGCTTCTGGTTCTGGAAAAACAACCTTTGCTAATGAAATTATTGCAAGAATTCCTAAAAATACAACAAGTGTTGTTATTTGTCAAGATTCTTACTATATTTCTAATTCACAACTAAATAAAAAAGAACGCCGCTTAATTAATTATGATCATCCAAGTAGTTTTGAATGAGAGTTAATGCGAGAGCAATTAAGTGACATTAAAAAACGTAAAAAAATTAAAGTACCAATCTATGATTATAAAACTGAGATTCGTTTAGATAAAACGATTGATATTAGTGATGTTGATGTTATAGTTCTTGAAGGTATTTATGCAATTTATGATGATGTCATTAATCAAATAGCTGATTTGAAAATTTTTATTGAAACTCCAAAAGATGAATGTTTAATTCGACGAATTCTTCGAGATGTTAATGAACGTAATCGATCATTTGAATCTGTAATTACTCAATGACGTAGCACTGTTAGCCCTATGTATGATCAATTTGTTGAACCAAGTAAGAAGAATGCTAATGTTAGTGTGCTATGAAATGAACACAATCGTGTTGCATTACATTTAATTCATAAATGAATAAATAATATACATTAA
- the rpmF gene encoding 50S ribosomal protein L32, translating into MAVQQRRVSKSRKGMRRSHDHLTISNTVACNECGKALLPHRACRDCKTYRSIKLSIK; encoded by the coding sequence ATGGCTGTACAACAAAGAAGAGTAAGTAAATCAAGAAAAGGAATGCGTCGTAGTCACGATCACCTTACAATTTCTAATACAGTAGCATGTAATGAATGTGGTAAAGCATTACTACCTCATAGAGCTTGTCGTGATTGCAAAACTTACAGAAGTATTAAGTTATCAATCAAATAA
- a CDS encoding segregation and condensation protein A, with the protein MSEKQIQNSLFEYKFIDFNGPLDTLCVLIKQKRLDINNLDILELSKQYVNFVNQLIKTIDIDILGDHLAMASYLLELKTRMLMPTVDEKQIMSIEEDRQNLIDRLIEYNGYKNLSEHLKQRFEFRATMMDLPQQDYEQFYLKDAIYKPLPNHLDSMILKNIMDKIIYENELKNYKINKIKVHEYDVKQLEQLLLNYLKQSPNQQASMLSFFDIQAVIDKNKRFFAIMFLIILILINRNEILFEELDNDYLLKINIERVVDDYNSSSVEQAKNLTSNLTKDTIINFKGEDNE; encoded by the coding sequence ATGAGTGAAAAGCAAATCCAAAATAGTTTATTTGAATATAAGTTTATTGATTTTAACGGTCCATTAGATACATTGTGTGTTTTAATTAAACAAAAACGTTTAGATATTAATAATTTAGATATTTTAGAGTTGTCAAAACAATATGTTAATTTTGTAAATCAATTAATTAAAACGATCGATATTGATATTTTAGGTGACCATTTAGCAATGGCTTCTTATTTACTAGAACTTAAGACTCGAATGTTGATGCCAACTGTTGATGAAAAACAAATTATGAGTATTGAAGAAGATCGCCAAAATTTAATTGATCGTTTAATTGAATACAATGGTTATAAAAATTTAAGCGAACATTTAAAACAACGTTTTGAATTTAGAGCAACTATGATGGATTTACCACAACAAGATTATGAGCAATTTTATTTAAAAGATGCAATTTATAAGCCTTTGCCAAATCATTTAGACTCCATGATCTTAAAAAATATTATGGATAAAATCATTTATGAAAATGAATTAAAAAATTATAAAATTAATAAGATTAAAGTTCATGAATATGATGTTAAACAATTAGAACAATTGTTATTAAATTATTTAAAACAATCGCCTAATCAACAAGCAAGTATGCTTAGTTTTTTTGATATACAAGCAGTGATTGATAAAAATAAACGTTTTTTTGCAATAATGTTTTTAATTATTTTAATTTTAATTAATCGTAATGAAATTTTATTTGAAGAATTAGATAATGATTATTTATTAAAAATTAATATTGAAAGAGTTGTTGATGATTATAATTCTAGTAGTGTAGAACAAGCTAAAAATTTAACAAGTAATTTAACAAAAGATACAATTATTAATTTTAAAGGTGAAGACAATGAATAA
- a CDS encoding YbhB/YbcL family Raf kinase inhibitor-like protein, whose product MVENKFLKQIKEGEQIKIEIKGLDKFNNFDEQNYGLNNISPQIRWSPVLETASYAVAIIDYEAVGGAPFVHWYALNIFEPELALNVANLGYANLYQGENSTSKHFSHSILDANYQTDIANNYFPPCPPNKSHKYEIKVYAVHHKLSTNRNNILYLDDFEAKLNEAKIIATGSTYVCAPQISFEDDKLIIGSLEHKHPYLFANCENEYHVIEDVIVTDINKNIYSENQLDNFKDLEQAKIKIIDSSDALSYAVIITSNHLFKKFGRPVVNYAHVIEKKTNKRIKFNNSYKLNHAFSEISPSKYDHLGNELLILEDKDANFESGLFTIHVFGLNKKIKYLNKIDSVANSISDLFEMISGSVISYKAKLFK is encoded by the coding sequence ATGGTAGAAAATAAATTTTTAAAGCAAATTAAAGAGGGAGAGCAAATTAAAATTGAAATTAAAGGTTTGGATAAATTTAATAATTTTGACGAACAAAATTATGGTTTAAATAATATTTCACCTCAAATTCGTTGATCACCAGTACTTGAAACAGCAAGTTATGCGGTTGCAATTATTGATTATGAAGCAGTAGGAGGCGCTCCATTTGTGCATTGATATGCCTTAAACATTTTTGAACCCGAATTAGCATTAAATGTTGCAAATCTTGGTTATGCTAATTTATATCAAGGTGAAAATTCAACTTCAAAACATTTTTCACATTCAATATTAGATGCAAATTATCAAACTGATATAGCAAATAATTATTTCCCTCCTTGCCCGCCAAATAAATCACATAAATATGAAATTAAAGTTTATGCAGTGCATCATAAGCTATCAACAAACCGAAACAATATTTTATATTTAGACGATTTTGAAGCGAAATTAAATGAAGCAAAAATTATTGCCACAGGTTCTACTTATGTTTGTGCTCCACAGATTAGTTTTGAAGATGATAAATTAATTATTGGTTCATTAGAGCATAAACATCCTTATTTGTTTGCTAATTGTGAAAATGAATATCATGTAATAGAAGATGTAATTGTTACAGATATTAATAAGAATATTTATAGTGAAAATCAACTAGATAATTTTAAAGATCTAGAACAAGCAAAAATTAAAATTATTGATTCTAGTGATGCTTTATCGTATGCAGTTATAATTACTTCAAATCATCTATTTAAAAAATTTGGTCGTCCAGTTGTTAATTATGCACACGTTATCGAGAAAAAAACTAATAAACGAATTAAGTTCAATAATTCCTACAAATTAAATCATGCCTTTAGCGAAATTAGTCCTTCAAAATATGATCATTTAGGTAATGAATTATTGATTTTAGAAGATAAAGATGCTAATTTTGAAAGTGGACTATTCACAATTCATGTGTTTGGATTAAATAAAAAAATTAAGTATTTAAATAAGATTGATAGTGTTGCAAATTCAATTAGTGATTTATTTGAAATGATTAGCGGTAGTGTTATTTCTTATAAAGCGAAGTTATTTAAGTAA
- the cmk gene encoding (d)CMP kinase — MKKYISIAIDGPSGSGKSTAAKELAKKLGFLYINTGLMYRAYAYFLSINKLDINVNEMDCINAIKNANFIFNGDNVKINDNDVSLILRSNDVAMIASVVSANEKIRDLATNEQRRIASENNVVMDGRDIGSIVLTNADLKFYLNTSIQTRAKRRLFQNKDIENLDYESIYNDIKERDHRDMTRKIAPLKKANDAVEIFNDNMKLDECVQHLYEIYLKKIKKLNF; from the coding sequence ATGAAAAAATATATCAGTATCGCTATTGATGGACCTTCAGGTTCTGGAAAAAGTACAGCAGCAAAAGAATTAGCCAAGAAATTGGGATTTTTATATATTAACACTGGTTTAATGTATCGTGCTTATGCTTATTTTTTATCTATTAATAAATTAGATATTAATGTTAACGAAATGGATTGTATTAATGCCATTAAAAATGCTAATTTTATTTTTAATGGTGATAATGTGAAAATTAATGACAACGATGTTAGTCTTATCTTAAGAAGTAATGATGTGGCAATGATTGCTAGTGTTGTATCTGCTAATGAAAAAATTCGAGATTTAGCAACTAATGAACAACGCAGAATTGCTAGTGAAAACAACGTTGTTATGGATGGGCGCGATATTGGAAGTATTGTTTTAACTAATGCTGATCTTAAATTTTATTTAAATACGAGCATTCAAACACGCGCTAAACGACGTTTGTTTCAGAATAAAGATATTGAAAATTTGGATTATGAATCAATATATAACGATATTAAAGAACGTGATCATCGTGATATGACTCGCAAAATTGCTCCACTTAAAAAAGCAAACGATGCTGTTGAAATTTTTAACGATAACATGAAATTAGATGAATGTGTACAACATTTGTATGAAATTTATTTAAAAAAAATAAAAAAGCTAAATTTTTAA
- a CDS encoding SMC-Scp complex subunit ScpB, long form: MNNDKKNKKNLLNNELDLAKYTLHNLSADNNDDENELELDWDGIDDEIIDNNQQIYQKKHINHKTRLFIEKDDKLNNHEQIESGNEIINQPKALSGQDFLEFVNSKLVQKNNNFKQNSKFLQNQLTNHELLREKLKPQEDFNKIFKTKDINVTEEIKIKDVKKNSSVSFRNSFNINDLNQNQITNIKSIIDSTLFLAGEEGVSLQDLKRTTGLNESSQLKTILNQLQKDYDVDDSGLVLVQFGEKFKLLTQSKNKDALSKFVTTSFRTPLSQRNLETLAIIAYNQPTTRAKIQAIRDRDPKPAIDALLKLNLIIEAGRQDTPGHPILYTVSQKFYDLFGIRNLTELPRLNKEINEFSPIDESTN; this comes from the coding sequence ATGAATAATGATAAAAAAAATAAAAAGAATTTATTAAATAATGAATTAGATTTAGCTAAATATACATTACATAATCTATCCGCAGATAACAATGATGATGAAAATGAATTAGAATTAGATTGAGATGGTATTGATGATGAAATTATTGATAACAATCAACAAATTTATCAAAAAAAACACATTAATCATAAAACTCGTTTATTTATAGAAAAAGATGATAAGTTAAATAATCATGAACAAATTGAATCAGGCAACGAAATTATTAATCAACCAAAAGCATTATCAGGTCAAGATTTCTTAGAGTTTGTTAATTCTAAATTAGTACAAAAAAATAATAATTTTAAGCAAAATTCTAAATTCTTGCAGAATCAATTAACCAATCATGAATTATTACGTGAAAAATTAAAACCACAAGAAGATTTTAACAAGATATTTAAAACAAAAGATATTAATGTTACTGAAGAAATTAAAATTAAGGATGTTAAAAAAAATAGTAGTGTTTCTTTTCGAAATTCATTTAATATAAATGATTTGAATCAAAATCAAATTACAAACATTAAATCAATTATTGATTCTACACTGTTTTTAGCTGGTGAAGAAGGTGTTTCTTTGCAAGATTTAAAAAGAACAACAGGATTAAATGAGAGTTCTCAACTTAAAACAATTTTAAATCAATTACAAAAAGACTATGACGTTGATGATTCGGGTTTAGTTTTAGTACAATTTGGTGAAAAATTTAAATTATTAACTCAATCCAAAAATAAAGATGCTTTATCAAAATTTGTTACAACAAGTTTTAGAACTCCCTTAAGTCAAAGAAATTTAGAAACGCTTGCTATTATTGCTTATAATCAACCAACAACTCGTGCAAAAATTCAAGCAATTCGTGATCGTGATCCCAAACCTGCCATTGACGCTCTTTTAAAATTGAATTTGATTATAGAAGCAGGCCGTCAAGACACACCAGGTCACCCAATTTTATATACTGTTAGTCAAAAATTTTATGATTTATTTGGTATAAGAAATTTAACAGAATTACCAAGATTAAATAAAGAAATAAATGAATTTAGTCCTATTGATGAATCAACTAACTAA
- the dnaK gene encoding molecular chaperone DnaK, with translation MAKEIILGIDLGTTNSCVAVIENKKPIVLENPEGKRTVPSVVSFNGDEVLVGDAAKRKQITNPNTISSIKRLMGTKEKVTVLNKDYTPEEISAKILTYIKEYAEKKIGAKVNKAVITVPAYFDDAQRQATKNAGIIAGLSVERIINEPTAAALAYGIDKLDKEQKILVFDLGGGTFDVSVLDMADGTFEVLSTSGDNHLGGDDWDQVIINWLLKSIADEFNIDLSKNKMAMQRLKDAAEKAKIELSGINTTTISLPFIAMDSSGQPINFEKELNRATFDNLTKNLIERLKKPVLDAMKESKLSLVDIDQVLMVGGSTRMPAVQNLVKELTGKEPNHSLNPDEVVAIGAAIQGGVLAGEIDDILLLDVTPLTLSIETMGGVATPLIPRNTKIPVSKSQIFSTAADNQPSVDIRIVQGERSLAADNKLLGNFELSGIEPAPRGVPQIEIKFNIDANGIMSVNAKDLKTQKETSITIKDSQGLSQDEIDKMIKEAEENKEKDAKVKHERELVNRADSLINQLEQVSKTENVPQEQKDVFNKQIEDLTNARDAQDYVKLEAEVKKVEDLLTNAAKFAQQAQQQNPDNQNNNKDDVTEATVTDDSTKK, from the coding sequence ATGGCAAAAGAAATTATTTTAGGAATTGATTTGGGTACAACAAATTCATGTGTAGCCGTAATTGAAAATAAAAAACCAATTGTTTTAGAGAATCCAGAAGGAAAACGAACAGTTCCATCTGTAGTTTCATTTAACGGCGATGAAGTTTTAGTAGGTGATGCTGCAAAACGTAAACAAATAACTAATCCAAATACTATTTCATCAATCAAACGTTTAATGGGTACAAAAGAAAAAGTAACTGTTTTAAATAAAGATTATACTCCAGAAGAGATTTCAGCAAAAATTTTAACTTATATTAAAGAGTATGCAGAAAAGAAAATTGGAGCAAAAGTTAATAAGGCTGTAATTACAGTTCCAGCATATTTTGATGATGCACAACGTCAAGCTACAAAAAATGCAGGAATTATTGCAGGATTGAGCGTTGAAAGAATTATTAATGAACCAACAGCTGCAGCTTTAGCTTATGGAATTGATAAATTAGATAAAGAACAAAAAATATTGGTATTTGATTTAGGTGGTGGTACATTTGATGTATCAGTTTTAGATATGGCAGATGGTACATTTGAAGTATTATCAACAAGTGGTGATAACCATTTAGGTGGTGATGATTGAGATCAAGTTATTATTAATTGATTATTAAAATCTATTGCTGATGAATTCAATATTGATTTAAGTAAAAACAAAATGGCTATGCAACGTTTAAAAGATGCTGCTGAAAAAGCTAAAATTGAATTATCAGGTATAAACACAACAACTATTTCATTACCTTTTATTGCAATGGATAGTTCTGGTCAGCCAATTAATTTTGAAAAAGAATTAAATCGAGCGACATTTGATAATCTAACTAAAAATTTAATTGAAAGATTAAAAAAACCTGTTTTAGATGCAATGAAAGAATCTAAATTATCATTGGTTGATATTGATCAAGTTTTGATGGTAGGTGGTTCAACACGTATGCCTGCAGTACAAAATTTAGTGAAAGAATTAACAGGTAAAGAACCAAACCATTCACTAAATCCTGATGAAGTTGTTGCAATTGGTGCAGCTATTCAAGGTGGAGTATTAGCAGGAGAAATTGATGATATTCTATTACTTGATGTAACACCACTTACTTTATCAATTGAAACAATGGGAGGTGTAGCAACTCCTTTAATTCCAAGAAACACAAAGATTCCAGTAAGTAAATCACAAATTTTTTCAACAGCTGCTGATAATCAACCAAGTGTTGATATAAGAATTGTGCAAGGTGAACGTTCATTAGCTGCTGATAATAAATTATTAGGTAATTTTGAATTAAGCGGAATTGAACCAGCTCCACGTGGTGTTCCACAAATTGAAATTAAGTTTAATATTGATGCTAATGGGATCATGAGTGTTAACGCTAAAGATTTAAAAACACAAAAAGAAACATCAATCACAATTAAAGATTCACAAGGATTAAGTCAAGATGAAATTGACAAAATGATTAAGGAAGCTGAGGAAAACAAAGAAAAAGATGCTAAAGTAAAACATGAACGTGAACTTGTAAATCGTGCTGATAGTCTAATTAACCAATTAGAACAAGTGTCAAAAACTGAAAATGTTCCACAAGAACAAAAAGATGTATTTAACAAACAAATTGAAGATTTAACAAACGCACGCGATGCTCAAGATTATGTAAAACTAGAAGCTGAAGTTAAAAAAGTTGAAGATTTATTAACTAATGCTGCTAAATTTGCTCAACAAGCTCAACAGCAAAATCCAGATAATCAAAACAATAATAAAGATGATGTTACTGAAGCAACTGTAACTGATGATTCAACAAAGAAATAA
- a CDS encoding lysophospholipid acyltransferase family protein: MNFLKTLLWFVAYPFVALYIIIQMILAAMMANKYKNDPESVSVNERYKKIMGIIDAILYLKNIKVDLIGKENVSIKSMLYIGNHKSNGDPIVLLKALYQISPHNVRFVAKIELKKSFLKFLFNLIDVIYIDRNNLRQSISTINEQVNALKQDYRGLVIFPEGTRNFNHEFNEFKSGALTAAYNTLSSIQPFVIFNSQGSFEMKNDQKQKLRSNPFKTQHIKVSFLEPIHSFNYININKDILMRKIQSNIKKNYDELLKSTIKTN; the protein is encoded by the coding sequence ATGAATTTTTTAAAAACCTTACTGTGATTTGTTGCATATCCTTTTGTAGCATTATACATAATAATTCAAATGATTTTAGCGGCTATGATGGCAAATAAATATAAAAATGATCCAGAGTCTGTTAGCGTTAATGAGCGCTATAAAAAAATAATGGGTATTATTGATGCTATTTTATATTTAAAAAATATTAAAGTAGATTTGATTGGTAAAGAAAATGTTAGTATAAAAAGCATGTTATACATAGGTAATCACAAATCTAATGGTGATCCAATTGTTTTATTAAAGGCTCTTTATCAAATTAGCCCTCATAATGTGCGTTTTGTTGCTAAAATTGAATTAAAAAAATCATTTTTAAAATTTTTATTTAATTTAATTGATGTAATTTACATTGACCGTAATAATTTAAGACAATCAATTTCAACAATTAATGAACAAGTTAATGCTTTAAAACAAGATTATCGTGGATTAGTTATTTTTCCAGAAGGAACACGAAATTTTAATCATGAATTTAATGAGTTTAAATCAGGCGCTTTAACAGCTGCTTATAATACATTATCTTCGATTCAACCTTTTGTGATTTTTAACTCACAAGGTTCGTTTGAAATGAAAAACGATCAAAAGCAAAAGTTAAGATCAAATCCTTTTAAAACCCAACATATTAAAGTTAGTTTTTTAGAACCAATTCATTCTTTTAATTACATTAATATTAATAAAGATATTTTAATGCGTAAGATTCAATCAAACATTAAAAAAAATTATGATGAATTGTTAAAATCAACAATTAAAACAAATTAA
- a CDS encoding Rossmann-fold NAD(P)-binding domain-containing protein — MKLKIDFLYEKVLTELLTKKNKTKKRIYVFYDSDLVNFNSAYIQSKLKYAKLFSVKLIIYDLNAYQIQENHHFLSKLKQANKDFLFFEFPLSKKHLDQNYFQYLTFQNDLDGINSHLFLNKKQENQIIYHPATINAILTLIKELDVNLNDYRICIIGRSPYLGDYLYKLLNPKNNKINIIHSQTKNPLRIIKESNFIISCVNKAHIFNSNALSDNSYLIDVTTEYINNKLCGSFLINKNDALNRNIKYTPVPGGIGKLTTLFLFLNYFK, encoded by the coding sequence ATGAAACTAAAAATTGATTTTTTATACGAAAAAGTCTTAACAGAATTATTAACTAAAAAAAACAAAACTAAAAAACGTATTTATGTTTTTTATGATTCAGATTTAGTAAATTTTAATAGTGCATATATTCAATCAAAATTAAAATATGCTAAATTATTTTCTGTTAAACTTATTATTTATGATTTAAATGCATACCAAATTCAAGAAAATCATCATTTTTTATCAAAACTTAAACAAGCAAATAAGGATTTTTTGTTTTTTGAATTCCCTTTGTCAAAAAAACATTTGGATCAAAATTATTTTCAATATTTAACTTTTCAAAATGATCTCGATGGAATTAATTCACATTTGTTTTTAAATAAAAAACAAGAAAATCAAATTATTTACCATCCAGCAACAATTAATGCAATTTTAACATTAATTAAAGAATTAGATGTAAATTTAAATGACTATCGAATTTGCATTATTGGTCGTTCACCCTATTTAGGGGATTATTTATATAAGTTATTAAATCCTAAAAATAATAAAATTAATATTATTCATTCACAAACTAAAAATCCATTAAGAATTATTAAAGAATCTAATTTTATTATTAGCTGTGTGAATAAAGCACACATTTTTAATTCTAATGCATTAAGTGATAATTCTTATTTAATTGATGTTACTACAGAATACATCAATAATAAGTTATGTGGTTCTTTTTTAATTAATAAAAATGATGCATTAAATCGAAACATTAAATACACTCCTGTACCAGGTGGAATCGGTAAATTAACGACGTTATTTTTATTTTTGAATTATTTTAAATAA